From Halotia branconii CENA392, the proteins below share one genomic window:
- a CDS encoding ribonuclease HII, whose translation MVETRHDALHSLASLSGSNWLELSSNLLGISGLIVGVDEVGRGALFGPVVAAAVILPPCAISELMAAGIKDSKKLSSSRRTQMAQLISTLAIDWKIGFASTAEIDQINILQATLLAMKRAVLKLKVQPVICLVDGNQPMKDLPVPQQTIVKGDERSLNIAAASIMAKVWRDALVMRLASKYTKYDIIHNKGYGSQKHLVALQEYGPSPLHRKSFRPCQIQ comes from the coding sequence ATGGTTGAGACACGGCATGACGCTCTTCATTCGCTAGCATCCTTAAGTGGATCAAATTGGCTGGAGTTGTCCTCTAATTTATTAGGCATTTCAGGTTTAATTGTGGGGGTGGATGAAGTCGGACGAGGTGCTTTATTTGGCCCTGTAGTAGCAGCAGCAGTGATACTACCACCTTGTGCTATATCAGAGCTAATGGCAGCTGGGATTAAAGATAGTAAAAAGTTGTCTAGTTCTCGTCGAACTCAAATGGCACAGCTAATTTCTACCCTAGCAATTGATTGGAAAATCGGTTTTGCTTCCACTGCCGAAATCGACCAAATAAACATTTTGCAAGCTACATTGTTAGCAATGAAGCGGGCTGTACTCAAACTCAAGGTACAGCCTGTAATCTGCTTGGTTGATGGCAATCAGCCAATGAAGGACTTGCCTGTACCACAACAAACAATAGTTAAGGGAGACGAGCGATCGCTTAATATTGCTGCTGCTAGTATTATGGCTAAAGTTTGGCGTGACGCTTTGGTGATGCGTCTGGCATCCAAGTACACTAAATACGACATAATACATAACAAGGGTTATGGTAGTCAAAAGCATTTGGTGGCACTGCAAGAATACGGTCCCTCACCCTTACATCGCAAGTCCTTTCGTCCTTGCCAAATTCAGTAG